From Rattus rattus isolate New Zealand chromosome 17, Rrattus_CSIRO_v1, whole genome shotgun sequence, the proteins below share one genomic window:
- the Rfx1 gene encoding MHC class II regulatory factor RFX1 isoform X1: MATQSYVTELQAAPQASQPPQAPPQALPQPPPPAAPQPPAAATPQPQYVTELQSPQPQTQPPGSQKQYVAELPAAPAPSQPATPAPSPVAQQYIVVTVSEGAMRASETVSEASPSSTASQTGVPTQVVQQVQGTQQRLLVQASVQAKPGHVSPLQLTNIQVPQQALPTQHLVVQSPAPGTKGGQVSLTVHSTQQVHSAPERSPVQANNSTSKTAGTPAGTVQQLQVHSVQQSVPVTQERSVVQATPQTKAGPVQQLTVQGLQPVHVAQESSGSQFPARKAEQQETRPTPPPEPPPRPPGPGPACCGEALQLGSEQQPPHYEPGVEQWVELVGVLPPHLLLPQQRVVFEPQPGLSARASPDLRVRIHRMPQVLVFGTALKVQQLPQVPVPHVYSSQVQYVEGGDASYTASAIRSSTYQYPETPIYTQTAGTSYYEASGTAAQVSTSATSQTVASSGSVPMYVSGSPIVASSSSSEAGASNSSVGAGGNGGGGSGGGGGGSSGGGSGAGTYVIQGGYMLGNASQSYSHTTRASPATVQWLLDNYETAEGVSLPRSTLYCHYLLHCQEQKLEPVNAASFGKLIRSVFMGLRTRRLGTRGNSKYHYYGLRIKASSPLLRLMEDQQHMAMRGQPFSQKQRLKPIQKMEGVANGVAVGQQSTGLSDISAQVQQYQQFLDASRSLPDFAELDLQGKVLPEGVGPGDIKAFQVLYREHCEAIVDVMVNLQFTLVETLWKTFWRYNLSQPNEAPPLAVHDEAEKRLPRASLVLLSKFQPVLQWTKHCDNVLYQGLVEILIPDVLRPIPSALTQAIRNFAKSLESWLTHAMVNIPEEMLRVKVAAAGAFAQTLRRYTSLNHLAQAARAVLQNTAQINQMLSDLNRVDFANVQEQASWVCRCEDRVVQRLEQDFKVTLQQQNSLEQWAAWLDGVVSQVLKPYQGSSGFPKAAKLFLLKWSFYSSMVIRDLTLRSAASFGSFHLIRLLYDEYMYYLIEHRVAQAKGETPIAVMGEFANLATSLNPLDPDKDEEEEEEEESEDELPQDISLAAGSESPALGPEALEPPAKLARTDTRGLFVQALPSS; this comes from the exons ATGGCAACACAGTCCTATGTTACTGAGCTACAGGCAGCCCCACAAGCATCCCAGCCACCACAGGCCCCGCCCCAGGCCCTGCCCCAGCCACCACCCCCAGCAGCACCCCAGCCTCCTGCTGCAGCCACCCCCCAGCCCCAGTATGTCACCGAGCTGCAAAGCCCCCAGCCCCAGACGCAACCTCCAGGCAGCCAGAAGCAGTATGTGGCAGAGCTCCCGGCTGCTCCTGCACCCTCACAGCCTGCCACACCTGCCCCATCCCCGGTGGCTCAGCAGTATATCGTGGTCACCGTCTCGG AAGGTGCCATGCGGGCTAGTGAGACTGTGTCAGAAGCCAGCCCCAGTTCCACGGCAAGCCAGACCGGTGTCCCCACCCAAGTGGTACAGCAGGTGCAGGGCACCCAGCAG CGGCTGCTGGTCCAGGCAAGTGTGCAGGCCAAGCCAGGCCATGTGTCACCCCTGCAGCTTACCAACATCCAGGTGCCACAGCAG GCTCTCCCCACACAGCACTTGGTGGTGCAGAGCCCAGCGCCAGGCACTAAGGGTGGCCAAGTTTCCCTGACGGTGCACAGCACGCAGCAGGTGCACTCTGCCCCTGAG AGGTCACCAGTGCAGGCCAACAACTCCACCAGCAAGACAGCTGGGACTCCTGCCGGCACTGTGCAGCAGCTACAGGTCCACAGTGTCCAGCAGAGTGTCCCTGTCACCCAAGAG AGGTCAGTAGTCCAGGCCACTCCACAGACCAAAGCTGGCCCAGTGCAGCAGCTGACTGTGCAGGGACTGCAGCCAGTTCACGTTGCTCAAGAG AGCTCAGGCAGTCAGTTTCCCGCTAGGAAGGCAGAGCAGCAAGAAACCCGGCCCACGCCGCCACCGGAGCCGCCGCCCCGGCCTCCCGGGCCCGGGCCAGCGTGCTGCGGCGAGGCCTTGCAGCTAGGCAGCGAGCAGCAGCCGCCCCATTACGAGCCGGGTGTGGAGCAGTGGGTGGAGCTGGTGGGCGTGCTGCCCCCACACCTGCTCCTGCCGCAGCAGAGGGTGGTCTTCGAGCCACAGCCGGGGCTCTCGGCCCGAGCCAGCCCTGACCTGAGGGTCAGGATCCACAGAATGCCCCAGGTGCTAGTGTTCGGCACCGCCCTCAAA GTACAGCAACTCCCGCAGGTGCCTGTCCCACATGTGTACTCCAGCCAGGTGCAGTACGTGGAAGGTGGCGACGCCAGCTACACAGCCAGCGCCAT CCGCTCTAGCACCTACCAGTACCCTGAGACGCCGATCTATACGCAGACAGCAGGCACCAGCTACTATGAGGCTTCAGGCACGGCTGCCCAGGTCAGCACGTCCGCTACTTCCCAGACCGTGGCCAGCAGCGGCTCGGTGCCCATGTACGTATCCGGCAGCCCGATTGTCGCCAGCTCATCCAGCAGTGAGGCTGGGGCCAGCAACAGCAGTGTGGGTGCCGGGGGCAACGGGGGAggtggcagcggcggcggcggtggcggcagcagcggcggcggcagtgGGGCAGGCACCTATGTGATCCAAGGCGGCTACATGCTCGGCAACGCCAGCCAGTCTTATTCCCACACCACCCGTGCCTCGCCAGCCACA GTCCAGTGGCTCCTGGATAATTACGAGACCGCTGAGGGCGTGAGCCTGCCGCGGAGCACCCTCTACTGCCACTACCTGCTGCACTGCCAGGAACAGAAGCTGGAGCCGGTTAACGCTGCCTCCTTCGGCAAGCTCATCCGCTCCGTATTCATGGGTCTGCGCACACGCCGTCTGGGCACCAG GGGCAACTCTAAGTACCACTATTACGGCCTGCGGATCAAAGCCAGCTCACCCCTGCTGCGGCTGATGGAGGACCAGCAGCACATGGCCATGCGAGGCCAGCCCTTCTCCCAGAAACAGAG GCTCAAGCCCATCCAGAAGATGGAGGGCGTGGCCAACGGTGTTGCTGTGGGGCAGCAGAGCACAGGGCTGTCAGACATCAGCGCTCAGGTGCAGCAGTACCAGCAGTTCCTGG ATGCCTCCAGGAGCCTCCCTGATTTTGCTGAGCTGGACCTCCAGGGCAAAGTGCTGCCTGAGGGTGTCGGTCCTGGGGACATCAAGGCCTTCCAGGTCCTGTACCGGGAGCACTGTGAG GCCATTGTGGACGTCATGGTAAATCTCCAGTTCACGCTGGTAGAAACGCTGTGGAAGACCTTCTGGAGATATAACCTTAGCCAGCCTAACGAGGCACCACCACTGGCCGT GCATGATGAGGCAGAGAAGCGGCTGCCCAGGGCCAGTCTGGTGCTCCTCTCCAAGTTCCAGCCTGTGCTTCAGTGGACCAAGCACTGTGACAATGTGCTGTACCAGGGCCTGGTGGAGATCCTTATCCCTGATGTTCTGCGGCCCATCCCCA GTGCCTTGACTCAAGCAATCCGGAACTTTGCCAAGAGCCTGGAGAGCTGGCTGACCCATGCCATGGTGAACATCCCTGAAGAGATGCTGCGGGTGAAG GTGGCAGCAGCCGGCGCCTTCGCACAGACACTGCGGCGCTACACATCGCTCAACCACTTGGCACAGGCGGCACGCGCAGTGCTGCAGAACACTGCGCAGATCAACCAGATGCTAAGCGACCTCAATCGAGTGGACTTCGCAAATGTCCAG GAGCAGGCCTCGTGGGTGTGTCGCTGCGAGGACCGTGTGGTGCAGCGTCTGGAGCAGGACTTCAAGGTGACGCTGCAGCAGCAGAACTCACTGGAGCAGTGGGCAGCCTGGCTGGATGGCGTTGTGAGCCAGGTGCTCAAGCCCTACCAGGGCAGTTCCGGCTTCCCCAAGGCGGCCAAGCTCTTTCTCCTCAAGTGGTCCTTTTACAG CTCCATGGTAATCCGGGACCTGACCCTGCGCAGTGCTGCCAGCTTTGGCTCCTTCCACCTCATCCGGCTGCTCTATGACGAGTACATGTACTACCTGATCGAGCACAGAGTGGCCCAGGCCAAGGGCGAGACCCCAATCGCAGTCATGGGAGAG ttTGCAAACCTGGCCACCTCACTGAATCCCTTGGACCCTGACAAAG atgaggaagaggaggaggaagaggagagtgagGACGAGCTGCCGCAAGACATCTCACTGGCTGCTGGCAGCGAGTCCCCCGCACTAGGCCCAGAAGCTCTGGAACCACCAGCGAAACTGGCGCGGACTGACACTCGTGGCCTCTTTGTGCAGGCCCTGCCCTCCAGCTAA
- the Rfx1 gene encoding MHC class II regulatory factor RFX1 isoform X3, which yields MRASETVSEASPSSTASQTGVPTQVVQQVQGTQQRLLVQASVQAKPGHVSPLQLTNIQVPQQALPTQHLVVQSPAPGTKGGQVSLTVHSTQQVHSAPERSPVQANNSTSKTAGTPAGTVQQLQVHSVQQSVPVTQERSVVQATPQTKAGPVQQLTVQGLQPVHVAQESSGSQFPARKAEQQETRPTPPPEPPPRPPGPGPACCGEALQLGSEQQPPHYEPGVEQWVELVGVLPPHLLLPQQRVVFEPQPGLSARASPDLRVRIHRMPQVLVFGTALKVQQLPQVPVPHVYSSQVQYVEGGDASYTASAIRSSTYQYPETPIYTQTAGTSYYEASGTAAQVSTSATSQTVASSGSVPMYVSGSPIVASSSSSEAGASNSSVGAGGNGGGGSGGGGGGSSGGGSGAGTYVIQGGYMLGNASQSYSHTTRASPATVQWLLDNYETAEGVSLPRSTLYCHYLLHCQEQKLEPVNAASFGKLIRSVFMGLRTRRLGTRGNSKYHYYGLRIKASSPLLRLMEDQQHMAMRGQPFSQKQRLKPIQKMEGVANGVAVGQQSTGLSDISAQVQQYQQFLDASRSLPDFAELDLQGKVLPEGVGPGDIKAFQVLYREHCEAIVDVMVNLQFTLVETLWKTFWRYNLSQPNEAPPLAVHDEAEKRLPRASLVLLSKFQPVLQWTKHCDNVLYQGLVEILIPDVLRPIPSALTQAIRNFAKSLESWLTHAMVNIPEEMLRVKVAAAGAFAQTLRRYTSLNHLAQAARAVLQNTAQINQMLSDLNRVDFANVQEQASWVCRCEDRVVQRLEQDFKVTLQQQNSLEQWAAWLDGVVSQVLKPYQGSSGFPKAAKLFLLKWSFYSSMVIRDLTLRSAASFGSFHLIRLLYDEYMYYLIEHRVAQAKGETPIAVMGEFANLATSLNPLDPDKDEEEEEEEESEDELPQDISLAAGSESPALGPEALEPPAKLARTDTRGLFVQALPSS from the exons ATGCGGGCTAGTGAGACTGTGTCAGAAGCCAGCCCCAGTTCCACGGCAAGCCAGACCGGTGTCCCCACCCAAGTGGTACAGCAGGTGCAGGGCACCCAGCAG CGGCTGCTGGTCCAGGCAAGTGTGCAGGCCAAGCCAGGCCATGTGTCACCCCTGCAGCTTACCAACATCCAGGTGCCACAGCAG GCTCTCCCCACACAGCACTTGGTGGTGCAGAGCCCAGCGCCAGGCACTAAGGGTGGCCAAGTTTCCCTGACGGTGCACAGCACGCAGCAGGTGCACTCTGCCCCTGAG AGGTCACCAGTGCAGGCCAACAACTCCACCAGCAAGACAGCTGGGACTCCTGCCGGCACTGTGCAGCAGCTACAGGTCCACAGTGTCCAGCAGAGTGTCCCTGTCACCCAAGAG AGGTCAGTAGTCCAGGCCACTCCACAGACCAAAGCTGGCCCAGTGCAGCAGCTGACTGTGCAGGGACTGCAGCCAGTTCACGTTGCTCAAGAG AGCTCAGGCAGTCAGTTTCCCGCTAGGAAGGCAGAGCAGCAAGAAACCCGGCCCACGCCGCCACCGGAGCCGCCGCCCCGGCCTCCCGGGCCCGGGCCAGCGTGCTGCGGCGAGGCCTTGCAGCTAGGCAGCGAGCAGCAGCCGCCCCATTACGAGCCGGGTGTGGAGCAGTGGGTGGAGCTGGTGGGCGTGCTGCCCCCACACCTGCTCCTGCCGCAGCAGAGGGTGGTCTTCGAGCCACAGCCGGGGCTCTCGGCCCGAGCCAGCCCTGACCTGAGGGTCAGGATCCACAGAATGCCCCAGGTGCTAGTGTTCGGCACCGCCCTCAAA GTACAGCAACTCCCGCAGGTGCCTGTCCCACATGTGTACTCCAGCCAGGTGCAGTACGTGGAAGGTGGCGACGCCAGCTACACAGCCAGCGCCAT CCGCTCTAGCACCTACCAGTACCCTGAGACGCCGATCTATACGCAGACAGCAGGCACCAGCTACTATGAGGCTTCAGGCACGGCTGCCCAGGTCAGCACGTCCGCTACTTCCCAGACCGTGGCCAGCAGCGGCTCGGTGCCCATGTACGTATCCGGCAGCCCGATTGTCGCCAGCTCATCCAGCAGTGAGGCTGGGGCCAGCAACAGCAGTGTGGGTGCCGGGGGCAACGGGGGAggtggcagcggcggcggcggtggcggcagcagcggcggcggcagtgGGGCAGGCACCTATGTGATCCAAGGCGGCTACATGCTCGGCAACGCCAGCCAGTCTTATTCCCACACCACCCGTGCCTCGCCAGCCACA GTCCAGTGGCTCCTGGATAATTACGAGACCGCTGAGGGCGTGAGCCTGCCGCGGAGCACCCTCTACTGCCACTACCTGCTGCACTGCCAGGAACAGAAGCTGGAGCCGGTTAACGCTGCCTCCTTCGGCAAGCTCATCCGCTCCGTATTCATGGGTCTGCGCACACGCCGTCTGGGCACCAG GGGCAACTCTAAGTACCACTATTACGGCCTGCGGATCAAAGCCAGCTCACCCCTGCTGCGGCTGATGGAGGACCAGCAGCACATGGCCATGCGAGGCCAGCCCTTCTCCCAGAAACAGAG GCTCAAGCCCATCCAGAAGATGGAGGGCGTGGCCAACGGTGTTGCTGTGGGGCAGCAGAGCACAGGGCTGTCAGACATCAGCGCTCAGGTGCAGCAGTACCAGCAGTTCCTGG ATGCCTCCAGGAGCCTCCCTGATTTTGCTGAGCTGGACCTCCAGGGCAAAGTGCTGCCTGAGGGTGTCGGTCCTGGGGACATCAAGGCCTTCCAGGTCCTGTACCGGGAGCACTGTGAG GCCATTGTGGACGTCATGGTAAATCTCCAGTTCACGCTGGTAGAAACGCTGTGGAAGACCTTCTGGAGATATAACCTTAGCCAGCCTAACGAGGCACCACCACTGGCCGT GCATGATGAGGCAGAGAAGCGGCTGCCCAGGGCCAGTCTGGTGCTCCTCTCCAAGTTCCAGCCTGTGCTTCAGTGGACCAAGCACTGTGACAATGTGCTGTACCAGGGCCTGGTGGAGATCCTTATCCCTGATGTTCTGCGGCCCATCCCCA GTGCCTTGACTCAAGCAATCCGGAACTTTGCCAAGAGCCTGGAGAGCTGGCTGACCCATGCCATGGTGAACATCCCTGAAGAGATGCTGCGGGTGAAG GTGGCAGCAGCCGGCGCCTTCGCACAGACACTGCGGCGCTACACATCGCTCAACCACTTGGCACAGGCGGCACGCGCAGTGCTGCAGAACACTGCGCAGATCAACCAGATGCTAAGCGACCTCAATCGAGTGGACTTCGCAAATGTCCAG GAGCAGGCCTCGTGGGTGTGTCGCTGCGAGGACCGTGTGGTGCAGCGTCTGGAGCAGGACTTCAAGGTGACGCTGCAGCAGCAGAACTCACTGGAGCAGTGGGCAGCCTGGCTGGATGGCGTTGTGAGCCAGGTGCTCAAGCCCTACCAGGGCAGTTCCGGCTTCCCCAAGGCGGCCAAGCTCTTTCTCCTCAAGTGGTCCTTTTACAG CTCCATGGTAATCCGGGACCTGACCCTGCGCAGTGCTGCCAGCTTTGGCTCCTTCCACCTCATCCGGCTGCTCTATGACGAGTACATGTACTACCTGATCGAGCACAGAGTGGCCCAGGCCAAGGGCGAGACCCCAATCGCAGTCATGGGAGAG ttTGCAAACCTGGCCACCTCACTGAATCCCTTGGACCCTGACAAAG atgaggaagaggaggaggaagaggagagtgagGACGAGCTGCCGCAAGACATCTCACTGGCTGCTGGCAGCGAGTCCCCCGCACTAGGCCCAGAAGCTCTGGAACCACCAGCGAAACTGGCGCGGACTGACACTCGTGGCCTCTTTGTGCAGGCCCTGCCCTCCAGCTAA
- the Rfx1 gene encoding MHC class II regulatory factor RFX1 isoform X4: MATQSYVTELQAAPQASQPPQAPPQALPQPPPPAAPQPPAAATPQPQYVTELQSPQPQTQPPGSQKQYVAELPAAPAPSQPATPAPSPVAQQYIVVTVSEGAMRASETVSEASPSSTASQTGVPTQVVQQVQGTQQRLLVQASVQAKPGHVSPLQLTNIQVPQQALPTQHLVVQSPAPGTKGGQVSLTVHSTQQVHSAPERSPVQANNSTSKTAGTPAGTVQQLQVHSVQQSVPVTQERSVVQATPQTKAGPVQQLTVQGLQPVHVAQEVQQLPQVPVPHVYSSQVQYVEGGDASYTASAIRSSTYQYPETPIYTQTAGTSYYEASGTAAQVSTSATSQTVASSGSVPMYVSGSPIVASSSSSEAGASNSSVGAGGNGGGGSGGGGGGSSGGGSGAGTYVIQGGYMLGNASQSYSHTTRASPATVQWLLDNYETAEGVSLPRSTLYCHYLLHCQEQKLEPVNAASFGKLIRSVFMGLRTRRLGTRGNSKYHYYGLRIKASSPLLRLMEDQQHMAMRGQPFSQKQRLKPIQKMEGVANGVAVGQQSTGLSDISAQVQQYQQFLDASRSLPDFAELDLQGKVLPEGVGPGDIKAFQVLYREHCEAIVDVMVNLQFTLVETLWKTFWRYNLSQPNEAPPLAVHDEAEKRLPRASLVLLSKFQPVLQWTKHCDNVLYQGLVEILIPDVLRPIPSALTQAIRNFAKSLESWLTHAMVNIPEEMLRVKVAAAGAFAQTLRRYTSLNHLAQAARAVLQNTAQINQMLSDLNRVDFANVQEQASWVCRCEDRVVQRLEQDFKVTLQQQNSLEQWAAWLDGVVSQVLKPYQGSSGFPKAAKLFLLKWSFYSSMVIRDLTLRSAASFGSFHLIRLLYDEYMYYLIEHRVAQAKGETPIAVMGEFANLATSLNPLDPDKDEEEEEEEESEDELPQDISLAAGSESPALGPEALEPPAKLARTDTRGLFVQALPSS, encoded by the exons ATGGCAACACAGTCCTATGTTACTGAGCTACAGGCAGCCCCACAAGCATCCCAGCCACCACAGGCCCCGCCCCAGGCCCTGCCCCAGCCACCACCCCCAGCAGCACCCCAGCCTCCTGCTGCAGCCACCCCCCAGCCCCAGTATGTCACCGAGCTGCAAAGCCCCCAGCCCCAGACGCAACCTCCAGGCAGCCAGAAGCAGTATGTGGCAGAGCTCCCGGCTGCTCCTGCACCCTCACAGCCTGCCACACCTGCCCCATCCCCGGTGGCTCAGCAGTATATCGTGGTCACCGTCTCGG AAGGTGCCATGCGGGCTAGTGAGACTGTGTCAGAAGCCAGCCCCAGTTCCACGGCAAGCCAGACCGGTGTCCCCACCCAAGTGGTACAGCAGGTGCAGGGCACCCAGCAG CGGCTGCTGGTCCAGGCAAGTGTGCAGGCCAAGCCAGGCCATGTGTCACCCCTGCAGCTTACCAACATCCAGGTGCCACAGCAG GCTCTCCCCACACAGCACTTGGTGGTGCAGAGCCCAGCGCCAGGCACTAAGGGTGGCCAAGTTTCCCTGACGGTGCACAGCACGCAGCAGGTGCACTCTGCCCCTGAG AGGTCACCAGTGCAGGCCAACAACTCCACCAGCAAGACAGCTGGGACTCCTGCCGGCACTGTGCAGCAGCTACAGGTCCACAGTGTCCAGCAGAGTGTCCCTGTCACCCAAGAG AGGTCAGTAGTCCAGGCCACTCCACAGACCAAAGCTGGCCCAGTGCAGCAGCTGACTGTGCAGGGACTGCAGCCAGTTCACGTTGCTCAAGAG GTACAGCAACTCCCGCAGGTGCCTGTCCCACATGTGTACTCCAGCCAGGTGCAGTACGTGGAAGGTGGCGACGCCAGCTACACAGCCAGCGCCAT CCGCTCTAGCACCTACCAGTACCCTGAGACGCCGATCTATACGCAGACAGCAGGCACCAGCTACTATGAGGCTTCAGGCACGGCTGCCCAGGTCAGCACGTCCGCTACTTCCCAGACCGTGGCCAGCAGCGGCTCGGTGCCCATGTACGTATCCGGCAGCCCGATTGTCGCCAGCTCATCCAGCAGTGAGGCTGGGGCCAGCAACAGCAGTGTGGGTGCCGGGGGCAACGGGGGAggtggcagcggcggcggcggtggcggcagcagcggcggcggcagtgGGGCAGGCACCTATGTGATCCAAGGCGGCTACATGCTCGGCAACGCCAGCCAGTCTTATTCCCACACCACCCGTGCCTCGCCAGCCACA GTCCAGTGGCTCCTGGATAATTACGAGACCGCTGAGGGCGTGAGCCTGCCGCGGAGCACCCTCTACTGCCACTACCTGCTGCACTGCCAGGAACAGAAGCTGGAGCCGGTTAACGCTGCCTCCTTCGGCAAGCTCATCCGCTCCGTATTCATGGGTCTGCGCACACGCCGTCTGGGCACCAG GGGCAACTCTAAGTACCACTATTACGGCCTGCGGATCAAAGCCAGCTCACCCCTGCTGCGGCTGATGGAGGACCAGCAGCACATGGCCATGCGAGGCCAGCCCTTCTCCCAGAAACAGAG GCTCAAGCCCATCCAGAAGATGGAGGGCGTGGCCAACGGTGTTGCTGTGGGGCAGCAGAGCACAGGGCTGTCAGACATCAGCGCTCAGGTGCAGCAGTACCAGCAGTTCCTGG ATGCCTCCAGGAGCCTCCCTGATTTTGCTGAGCTGGACCTCCAGGGCAAAGTGCTGCCTGAGGGTGTCGGTCCTGGGGACATCAAGGCCTTCCAGGTCCTGTACCGGGAGCACTGTGAG GCCATTGTGGACGTCATGGTAAATCTCCAGTTCACGCTGGTAGAAACGCTGTGGAAGACCTTCTGGAGATATAACCTTAGCCAGCCTAACGAGGCACCACCACTGGCCGT GCATGATGAGGCAGAGAAGCGGCTGCCCAGGGCCAGTCTGGTGCTCCTCTCCAAGTTCCAGCCTGTGCTTCAGTGGACCAAGCACTGTGACAATGTGCTGTACCAGGGCCTGGTGGAGATCCTTATCCCTGATGTTCTGCGGCCCATCCCCA GTGCCTTGACTCAAGCAATCCGGAACTTTGCCAAGAGCCTGGAGAGCTGGCTGACCCATGCCATGGTGAACATCCCTGAAGAGATGCTGCGGGTGAAG GTGGCAGCAGCCGGCGCCTTCGCACAGACACTGCGGCGCTACACATCGCTCAACCACTTGGCACAGGCGGCACGCGCAGTGCTGCAGAACACTGCGCAGATCAACCAGATGCTAAGCGACCTCAATCGAGTGGACTTCGCAAATGTCCAG GAGCAGGCCTCGTGGGTGTGTCGCTGCGAGGACCGTGTGGTGCAGCGTCTGGAGCAGGACTTCAAGGTGACGCTGCAGCAGCAGAACTCACTGGAGCAGTGGGCAGCCTGGCTGGATGGCGTTGTGAGCCAGGTGCTCAAGCCCTACCAGGGCAGTTCCGGCTTCCCCAAGGCGGCCAAGCTCTTTCTCCTCAAGTGGTCCTTTTACAG CTCCATGGTAATCCGGGACCTGACCCTGCGCAGTGCTGCCAGCTTTGGCTCCTTCCACCTCATCCGGCTGCTCTATGACGAGTACATGTACTACCTGATCGAGCACAGAGTGGCCCAGGCCAAGGGCGAGACCCCAATCGCAGTCATGGGAGAG ttTGCAAACCTGGCCACCTCACTGAATCCCTTGGACCCTGACAAAG atgaggaagaggaggaggaagaggagagtgagGACGAGCTGCCGCAAGACATCTCACTGGCTGCTGGCAGCGAGTCCCCCGCACTAGGCCCAGAAGCTCTGGAACCACCAGCGAAACTGGCGCGGACTGACACTCGTGGCCTCTTTGTGCAGGCCCTGCCCTCCAGCTAA